A stretch of DNA from Candidatus Gorgyraea atricola:
ATTGATTAAAATCTCTTTCTGCACTCTACTATCCTCACTTCCTCAGGTAATTTTCCATTGATCCTATTCATAAATTCGTCCGGTTCGATCCATTTATCTAAAGAAAAACCCGCCTTTTCGCTTTCGCTTTCAACACCCAACTTTAACGCCTGCCCAAAACTTATTTTATAATGAGGGGAAAAACCCTGACTCAGGCTAACCGGAAGAGAGGCCCTTCTCACAGATCTCTGAAAAAGCCTTACAATGTCCAGGTGGGAAATATACCTTAGATCGCCTCTTTTGCAGAACGTCGCCTCTAACTTCATTTAGTTACTGCGACCGCAGTGCTGGAATCAGGATTGACTATGTTAACTGTTATAAAAAATAAAAGGTCAGTAGTATCGACCTCTTTTTCTTTTTTCTTAAACAATAAACTCAATATAGGTATATCCCCCAGGATCGGAATCTTGTACACCCTGTCTATTATCTGCTCTCTTATAAGTCCTCCTACAACTATTGTATCTCCATCTTTTACCATGACCTGTGTTGAGGCCTTGCGCGTAGAAAATCTCGGGGCCTGAATACTTCCTGAGCCACTTGTAAAGGTATCCCATGTTATAAAAGACGATACCTCTGGTTCCATGTTAACAACGATATAACCCGCTGGATTTATCTGAGGCGTAACTGAAAGAGTAATACCCAGTTCTTTCTCGTCATACCCAGTGACTTCTATCCTGCCTGTAGAATCGTCACGTTCATAAGTCGGTATGCTAAATGTAGTCGCAACCACTATCCTTGCTTCCTGATTATCCAAGGTCGTTATCCTTGGGTTTGAGATTATCTTTGTGTTTGCCCTGGACTTCAATACCTCGAGCACTGCCTGAAAAGAGGCAAAACTAAGTGTGCCAAAAGTATAATTACTTGGCAAGGCCAAAGGAAAAGCAGACGCAGGATTATTCACAAATGTTCCAACGTTTGTGCCTGCCTCTGCGCTAGAATCTCCGTCAGGATAAAAATGGCCCCCGTAGTCTCCAGTATGCCACGGCGCTGTTATGGGCCGCGATGCCCCGCTCGCGCTTATCTGTGATGTCCATCTAATGCCGAGCTTGTCGTCTTTATCAAGTGTTGTCTCTATGATCTTGGCCTCTATGTTCACCTGTTGTGTGCGCTTGTCGATCTTTTCTATGACCTGCTTGATCTTGTATATATTCGTAGGGATGTCTGTCACTATTACCAGGTTTGCTCGTTCATCAAACTTCACGCTCCCCCTGTCGCTCAGCATCTCTTCTATTACTGCTGGCACATCCCCTGCGTTTGCATAATTAAGCGAGAATACCTCTGTCGCGAGCTCTTCCTTTGCCAGGTTTTCTGTCGTAGTAACTCGAATAATATTCCCCTCTCGCTCGTATGTATAGCCGTAAGTCCTGAGTATGACATCCAATGCCTTTTCCCACGGCACATCTGTCAGCCTTATAGTCACAGGCCCTGTAACATCCTTGCCAGCAACAATGTTTATGCCGCTCTTATAGGAAAGTATCCTGAGTACATTTGTGATGTCAGCGTCTTTAAAATCCAGGGTCACATTGCCGGGCAATGTACTCACCTCACCAGCAGCTAACATACCTGTCTGCGGCGGCGTCTCGGCCTGTTCAGCATCTTCTGCAAAAACCAGCCCTGTAATTCCAAAAAATAAAACGACAAAAATAACAAGACATTTTAATTCTTTCATATCTCTCTCCTTTTTTAGTCGGTGACTAGCTCTACCCTTACCTCGTCACCTTCTACTTCAAAGACCACAGCGCCTTTTTCTATTTTTAAAACCTTTACAATGCCTATTTTCTGACCTTCCTCAGCGATCTCTCCGTTTATAATAGCGATGGAACCATTTGCCTCATCCCAGACTATTCCTTCCAATCTGATATCCTTTATGCTGGTTATCCCGTATGCGTCAGAGACATACATGCCGTCTTTTGAAATAAGCGGAATAAACGGATCCCTCTTAGCCTTAATATCATACTTAAACCCTGATATCAACAATATAGCAATGAAACAAAAAATGATGTATGTTTTTTTCATAGTGTCTTTGTAATATATGTACTGACCCTTAACCTTATGTCATGACGCCTGGGATCTTCAGACCTACCCTTTATGTCCACATCGTCTATCCTTATGAACGTAGTCATGCTTTCAAGATTGTTCACAAATACGCCGCACTGATGATAACCTCCTCTTGCCTCTATCAAAATCGGGAACTCAGAATAAAGCCCGCCTGCCTGAGAAATATTGTCCAGCGTCTCAAGGGGCTTGATCCTGAGTATCTTTACGCCCGAAGACTCCGCTACGCTGGAAAAATCCTCGAGCAGGACAGCTATCTCATCATGGCCAGCCAGCTGCTGCTCGGAAAGCCTCACCTGCTTGCTTAACTCATCATGTTGTTTTTTTATCCTGGCCTCATTTGTAATCAAATTCTCAGAGTTTCTTACTCTGACCCTTACTGCGCAGTACTCCCTGTTATTCGCGATAAAACTTCTAAACTGCGGTTTCAGTAGAAGATTAAAATAAATCACAAGCGCTGCAATTCCAAAAATCCCAAAAAGTATATATAGTTTTTGTTTTTCTTTAAGCTCCATATTAACTCGCCCTGTTATTTAAGATACAACACGATCCTGAAATCCACTATGTCCCTCTCATCTATGCTTTTTCTCTGCACAGATTCGAGCTTGATGTTACTGAAATCTTTAAAGAATGTCTTATTATCGCGTACATTTTTCATGAACTTGCCTACTGTTGCCATAGCCTCTTCCTGCTTAGGTATCACACTGCCCTCTACTACCAGCTTATCTTCTGAATCTGTCCGGATCCTCGTAAACCAGATCCCCGGCAGAATCAGATCAGAAAGATAGTTCAGCTTCTCTGCCCATAAAAATCTGCGGCTGGTGACCCCATCCATCATGTTCATCTTTGCCTTTAGGGTGACTATCTCTTTATTGATCGTCTCTATGTCTAATGTCTCTGCTGCAAAATTTTGCTCCTTAAGAAGCAGCCTCTGCGT
This window harbors:
- a CDS encoding TIGR03936 family radical SAM-associated protein; amino-acid sequence: MKLEATFCKRGDLRYISHLDIVRLFQRSVRRASLPVSLSQGFSPHYKISFGQALKLGVESESEKAGFSLDKWIEPDEFMNRINGKLPEEVRIVECRKRF
- the pilQ gene encoding type IV pilus secretin PilQ yields the protein MKELKCLVIFVVLFFGITGLVFAEDAEQAETPPQTGMLAAGEVSTLPGNVTLDFKDADITNVLRILSYKSGINIVAGKDVTGPVTIRLTDVPWEKALDVILRTYGYTYEREGNIIRVTTTENLAKEELATEVFSLNYANAGDVPAVIEEMLSDRGSVKFDERANLVIVTDIPTNIYKIKQVIEKIDKRTQQVNIEAKIIETTLDKDDKLGIRWTSQISASGASRPITAPWHTGDYGGHFYPDGDSSAEAGTNVGTFVNNPASAFPLALPSNYTFGTLSFASFQAVLEVLKSRANTKIISNPRITTLDNQEARIVVATTFSIPTYERDDSTGRIEVTGYDEKELGITLSVTPQINPAGYIVVNMEPEVSSFITWDTFTSGSGSIQAPRFSTRKASTQVMVKDGDTIVVGGLIREQIIDRVYKIPILGDIPILSLLFKKKEKEVDTTDLLFFITVNIVNPDSSTAVAVTK
- the pilO gene encoding type 4a pilus biogenesis protein PilO, with translation MELKEKQKLYILFGIFGIAALVIYFNLLLKPQFRSFIANNREYCAVRVRVRNSENLITNEARIKKQHDELSKQVRLSEQQLAGHDEIAVLLEDFSSVAESSGVKILRIKPLETLDNISQAGGLYSEFPILIEARGGYHQCGVFVNNLESMTTFIRIDDVDIKGRSEDPRRHDIRLRVSTYITKTL